The following proteins are encoded in a genomic region of Stutzerimonas balearica DSM 6083:
- a CDS encoding polyamine ABC transporter substrate-binding protein, which produces MKPFAKTLLALSLAGVFAGAAQAEDKVLHVYNWSDYIAEDTLDNFTKETGIKVVYDVFDSNEVLEAKLLAGGSGYDVVVPSNPFLAKQIKAGVFQKLDKSKLPNWDNLNKDLLKALEPSDPGNQYSVPYMWGTIGIGYNVDKVKAALGENAPVDSWDLVFKPENIEKLKSCGVSFLDSPTEILPAALHYLGYAPDSGKPAELKKAEELFMQIRPNVAYFHSSKYISDLANGNICVAIGYSGDIYQAKARAEEANNGVTVSYKIPKEGAGSFFDMLAIPADAKNVDNAHVFLNYLMKPEVMASITNYVQFPNGNAAATPLVDEAIRTDPGVYPSQEVLQKLYTFPDLDAKTQRTMTRSWTKIKSGR; this is translated from the coding sequence ATGAAACCCTTCGCCAAGACCCTACTCGCCCTGTCGCTGGCCGGCGTTTTCGCCGGGGCTGCGCAGGCCGAAGACAAGGTGCTGCACGTCTACAACTGGTCGGACTACATCGCCGAAGACACGCTGGACAACTTCACCAAGGAAACCGGCATCAAGGTCGTCTACGACGTCTTCGACAGCAATGAAGTGCTGGAGGCCAAGCTGCTCGCCGGCGGTTCGGGCTATGACGTGGTGGTGCCCTCCAACCCCTTCCTGGCCAAGCAGATCAAGGCTGGCGTGTTCCAGAAGCTCGACAAGTCCAAGCTGCCGAACTGGGACAACCTCAACAAGGACCTGCTCAAGGCGCTGGAGCCGAGCGATCCGGGCAACCAGTACTCGGTGCCCTACATGTGGGGCACCATCGGCATCGGCTACAACGTCGACAAGGTCAAGGCCGCGCTCGGCGAGAACGCTCCGGTCGATTCCTGGGACCTGGTGTTCAAGCCCGAGAATATCGAGAAGCTCAAGTCCTGCGGCGTGTCGTTCCTCGATTCGCCGACCGAGATCCTGCCGGCCGCCCTGCACTACCTCGGTTATGCCCCTGACAGCGGCAAGCCTGCCGAGCTGAAGAAGGCGGAAGAGCTGTTCATGCAGATCCGTCCGAACGTGGCCTATTTCCACTCTTCCAAGTACATCTCGGACCTGGCCAACGGCAACATCTGCGTGGCGATCGGCTATTCCGGCGATATCTACCAGGCCAAGGCGCGTGCCGAAGAGGCCAACAACGGCGTGACCGTCAGCTACAAGATTCCCAAGGAGGGCGCCGGTAGCTTCTTCGACATGCTGGCCATTCCGGCTGACGCGAAGAACGTCGACAACGCCCACGTCTTCCTCAATTACTTGATGAAGCCGGAGGTGATGGCCTCGATCACCAACTACGTGCAGTTCCCCAACGGCAACGCCGCTGCCACCCCGCTGGTGGATGAAGCGATCCGCACCGACCCGGGCGTCTACCCGAGCCAGGAAGTGCTGCAGAAGCTCTACACCTTCCCGGATCTGGACGCCAAGACGCAGCGCACCATGACCCGCAGCTGGACCAAGATCAAGTCCGGGCGTTGA
- a CDS encoding polyamine ABC transporter substrate-binding protein, which yields MRSTLKSLITAVALAGAASAQAATVHIYNWSDYIGEKTLEAFEKETGIQPVYDVFDSNETLEGKLLAGRSGYDVVVPTNHFLGKQIRAGAFQKLDKSKLSNWDNLDPALLKQLERNDPGNAYGVPYLWGTNGIGYNVEKVKAALGVDKIDSWAMVFEPENIKKLSSCGVAFLDSADEMIPAMLNYLGLDPNSENPADYRKAEAKLMEVRPYVRYFHSSKYISDLANGNICVAAGYSGDVFQAAARAEEAGKGIEIAYSIPKEGGNLWFDMLAIPADSGNVEQAHAFINYLLRPEVIAAVSDYVGYANPNLKAGELMDQEVRQDPSVYPPQDVLDRLYVSAELPPKIQRLMTRSWTKVKSGQ from the coding sequence ATGCGCTCGACCCTCAAGTCGCTGATCACTGCCGTCGCGTTGGCCGGAGCCGCCAGCGCCCAGGCTGCCACCGTACATATCTACAACTGGTCGGATTACATCGGCGAAAAAACCCTCGAGGCATTCGAGAAGGAGACCGGCATCCAGCCCGTCTACGACGTCTTCGATTCCAACGAAACCCTCGAGGGCAAGCTGCTCGCCGGGCGCAGCGGCTACGACGTGGTGGTGCCCACCAACCATTTCCTCGGCAAGCAGATCCGTGCCGGCGCATTCCAGAAACTGGACAAGTCCAAGCTGAGCAACTGGGACAACCTCGACCCGGCGCTGCTCAAACAGCTCGAACGCAACGACCCGGGCAATGCCTATGGCGTGCCCTACCTGTGGGGCACCAACGGCATCGGCTACAACGTCGAGAAGGTCAAGGCTGCGCTGGGCGTGGACAAGATCGATTCCTGGGCGATGGTCTTCGAGCCGGAAAACATCAAGAAACTCTCCAGCTGCGGTGTCGCTTTTCTCGACTCCGCCGATGAGATGATCCCGGCCATGCTCAACTACCTGGGGCTGGACCCGAACAGCGAGAATCCGGCCGATTACCGCAAGGCCGAAGCCAAGCTGATGGAAGTGCGGCCGTACGTACGCTATTTCCATTCGTCCAAGTACATTTCCGATCTCGCCAATGGCAATATCTGCGTCGCCGCCGGTTACTCCGGCGACGTGTTCCAGGCCGCCGCACGCGCCGAGGAAGCCGGCAAAGGCATCGAAATCGCCTATTCGATTCCCAAGGAAGGCGGCAACCTCTGGTTCGACATGCTCGCCATTCCCGCCGACTCCGGCAACGTCGAGCAGGCCCATGCCTTCATCAACTACCTGTTGCGCCCCGAGGTGATTGCCGCGGTGAGCGACTATGTCGGCTATGCCAACCCCAACCTCAAGGCGGGGGAGTTGATGGACCAGGAGGTGCGCCAGGACCCGTCGGTCTACCCGCCGCAGGACGTGCTCGACCGTCTCTACGTGTCAGCCGAGCTGCCGCCGAAGATCCAGCGGCTGATGACGCGTAGCTGGACCAAGGTCAAGTCCGGCCAGTAA
- the potA gene encoding polyamine ABC transporter ATP-binding protein, whose translation MAVASSAYKKALTGESKNKQVLLKIDRVTKKFDETVAVDDVSLSIHQGEIFALLGGSGSGKSTLLRMLAGFERPSEGRIFLDGQDITDLPPYERPINMMFQSYALFPHMTVEQNIAFGLKQDRLAKEEITARVNEMLSLVQMTQYAKRKPHQLSGGQRQRVALARSLAKRPKLLLLDEPMGALDKKLRSQMQLELVQIIERVGVTCVMVTHDQEEAMTMAERIAIMSHGWIAQVGSPMDIYETPASRLVCEFIGNVNLFDGELVEDLEDHAVIACPQLERPIYVGHGISTRAQDKRVTYALRPEKLLMSLEKPELELEDYNWVEGVVHDIAYLGGHSVYYIKLESGMLLQAFVANAERHVKWPTWEERVYLHWLSDSGVVLQA comes from the coding sequence ATGGCCGTTGCCTCCAGCGCCTACAAGAAAGCCCTCACCGGCGAGAGCAAGAACAAGCAGGTGCTGCTGAAGATCGACCGCGTCACGAAGAAATTCGACGAAACGGTGGCGGTCGATGATGTTTCGCTGAGCATCCATCAGGGTGAGATCTTCGCCCTGCTCGGCGGCTCCGGCTCGGGCAAGTCGACGTTGCTGCGCATGCTCGCCGGGTTCGAGCGGCCGAGCGAGGGACGCATCTTCCTCGATGGCCAGGACATCACCGACCTGCCGCCCTACGAGCGGCCGATCAACATGATGTTCCAGTCCTACGCGCTGTTTCCGCACATGACGGTGGAGCAGAACATCGCCTTTGGCCTCAAGCAGGACAGGTTGGCGAAGGAAGAGATCACCGCGCGCGTCAACGAAATGCTCTCGCTGGTGCAGATGACCCAGTACGCCAAGCGCAAGCCGCACCAGCTCTCCGGTGGCCAGCGCCAGCGCGTGGCGCTGGCCCGTTCGCTGGCGAAAAGGCCCAAGCTGCTGCTGCTCGATGAACCAATGGGCGCCTTGGACAAGAAGTTGCGCTCGCAGATGCAGCTCGAGCTGGTGCAGATCATCGAGCGCGTCGGCGTGACCTGCGTGATGGTCACCCACGACCAGGAAGAGGCCATGACCATGGCCGAGCGCATCGCCATCATGAGCCACGGCTGGATCGCCCAGGTCGGCAGCCCGATGGACATCTACGAAACCCCGGCCAGCCGGCTGGTGTGCGAGTTCATCGGTAACGTCAACCTGTTCGACGGCGAGCTCGTGGAAGATCTCGAAGACCATGCGGTAATCGCCTGTCCGCAGCTGGAACGGCCAATCTACGTCGGCCATGGCATCAGTACCCGCGCCCAGGACAAGCGAGTGACCTACGCCCTGCGCCCGGAAAAGCTGCTGATGAGCCTGGAAAAACCCGAGCTGGAGCTCGAGGACTACAACTGGGTCGAAGGCGTGGTGCATGACATCGCCTATCTCGGCGGCCACTCGGTGTATTACATCAAGCTGGAGTCCGGGATGCTGCTGCAGGCCTTTGTCGCCAACGCCGAGCGGCACGTGAAGTGGCCGACCTGGGAAGAGCGGGTCTACCTGCACTGGCTGAGCGACAGCGGCGTGGTACTGCAGGCATGA
- a CDS encoding ABC transporter permease subunit — MKRRPVLNNGRRLVIGVPFLWLFLFFLLPFAIVLKISFSQADVAIPPYTEVFSYADQQLQVLINLGNYIFLGEDELYLAAYLGSLKIAFFSTLLCLLIGYPMAYAIARSRKDLQTVFLLLIMMPTWTAILIRVYAWMGILSSNGLLNGLLLDLGLIDAPLQILNTDIAVYIGVVYSYLPFMVLPLYANLVKHDPSLLEAAADLGAHNLARFWKITVPLSKNGIIAGCMLVFIPVVGEFVIPELLGGPETLMIGKVLWQEFFNNRDWPVAAALAVVMLAILLIPIILFNRNQARELEGKL; from the coding sequence ATGAAGCGCCGGCCCGTGCTGAACAACGGTCGCCGACTGGTCATCGGCGTGCCGTTCCTCTGGCTGTTCCTGTTCTTCCTGCTGCCGTTCGCCATCGTCCTGAAGATCAGCTTCTCGCAGGCCGACGTGGCGATTCCGCCCTACACGGAAGTCTTCAGCTACGCCGATCAGCAGCTGCAGGTGCTGATCAACCTGGGCAACTACATCTTCCTCGGCGAGGACGAGCTCTATCTGGCGGCCTACCTGGGCTCGCTGAAGATCGCCTTCTTCAGCACCCTGCTGTGCCTGTTGATCGGCTATCCGATGGCCTATGCCATCGCCCGGTCGCGCAAGGATCTGCAGACGGTGTTCCTGCTGCTGATCATGATGCCGACCTGGACCGCGATCCTGATCCGCGTCTATGCCTGGATGGGCATCCTCAGCAGCAACGGGCTGCTCAACGGGCTGCTGCTGGACCTCGGCCTGATCGACGCGCCGTTGCAGATCCTCAATACCGACATCGCCGTGTACATCGGCGTGGTCTATTCGTATCTGCCGTTCATGGTGCTGCCGCTGTACGCCAACCTGGTCAAGCACGACCCGAGCCTGCTGGAGGCCGCCGCCGACCTCGGTGCGCACAACCTGGCGAGGTTCTGGAAGATCACCGTGCCGCTGTCAAAGAACGGCATCATTGCCGGCTGCATGCTGGTGTTCATCCCGGTGGTGGGCGAATTCGTCATTCCCGAGCTGCTCGGCGGGCCGGAGACACTGATGATCGGCAAGGTACTCTGGCAGGAATTCTTCAACAACCGTGACTGGCCGGTAGCCGCGGCGCTGGCGGTGGTGATGCTGGCGATCCTGCTGATCCCGATCATCCTGTTCAACCGCAACCAGGCGCGCGAGCTGGAGGGCAAGCTATGA
- a CDS encoding ABC transporter permease subunit: MKRWSFSNLILALGLVFIYLPMVILVIYSFNDSRLVTVWGGWSVKWYLGLLDNTQLMSAVMRSLEVAFYTAVAAVALGTMAAFVLTRIPVFRGRTLFGGLVTAPLVMPEVITGLSLLLLFVAMAQLVGWPAQRGLVTIWIAHTTFCSAYVAVVVMARLRELDLSIEEAAMDLGARPWKVFFLITMPMIAPSLAAGGMLSFALSLDDLVLASFVSGPGSTTLPMEIFSAVRLGVKPEINAVASLILLVVSLATFLAWYFGRRADKRRARAMQQAQDEGNSAPSWRQVIDSRKTMVPPSAHS, translated from the coding sequence ATGAAACGCTGGAGCTTCTCCAACCTGATCCTGGCGCTCGGCCTGGTGTTCATCTACCTGCCGATGGTCATCCTGGTCATCTACTCGTTCAACGATTCGCGCCTGGTGACCGTCTGGGGCGGCTGGTCGGTGAAGTGGTACCTGGGCCTGCTGGACAATACGCAGCTGATGAGCGCCGTGATGCGTTCGCTGGAGGTGGCGTTCTACACCGCCGTCGCCGCGGTCGCGCTGGGCACCATGGCGGCCTTCGTGCTCACCCGTATCCCGGTGTTCCGCGGCCGTACGCTGTTCGGCGGGCTGGTCACCGCGCCGCTGGTGATGCCCGAAGTGATCACCGGCCTGTCGCTGTTGCTGCTGTTCGTCGCCATGGCCCAGCTGGTCGGCTGGCCGGCGCAGCGCGGGCTGGTGACGATCTGGATCGCCCACACCACGTTCTGCTCGGCCTATGTCGCGGTGGTGGTGATGGCGCGTCTGCGCGAGTTGGACCTGTCCATCGAGGAAGCGGCGATGGACCTCGGCGCGCGGCCGTGGAAGGTGTTCTTCCTGATCACCATGCCGATGATCGCGCCCTCGCTCGCCGCTGGCGGCATGCTCTCCTTCGCCCTGTCGCTGGACGACCTGGTACTTGCCAGCTTCGTCTCCGGCCCCGGTTCGACGACGCTGCCGATGGAAATCTTCTCCGCGGTGCGCCTGGGCGTGAAGCCGGAAATCAACGCGGTGGCCAGCCTGATCCTGCTCGTCGTGTCGCTAGCGACGTTCCTGGCCTGGTACTTCGGCCGACGCGCGGACAAGCGCCGTGCACGCGCCATGCAGCAGGCCCAGGACGAAGGCAACAGCGCGCCCAGCTGGCGCCAGGTGATCGACAGCCGCAAAACCATGGTGCCGCCCTCGGCGCACAGCTGA
- a CDS encoding DUF6436 domain-containing protein: MTKRHKYLLAVLITLAWGGAMLLAFWWFEARYLRTFEGERAELFSGDALRLPASLAGPGPVRFVHFWDPGCPCNVGNQQHLQQLLERFAGQPVAFYEVRKPGSHGRLPGPLAALKPLEGLVGADQLPASPAVGIWDQQGELVYIGPYSEGAVCSSDNSFVEPILEAVLAGRRVRATHSLAVACFCDWQR; encoded by the coding sequence ATGACCAAGCGTCACAAGTATCTTCTCGCCGTGCTGATCACCCTCGCCTGGGGTGGCGCCATGCTGCTCGCGTTCTGGTGGTTCGAGGCGCGTTACCTGCGCACCTTCGAGGGCGAGCGCGCCGAACTGTTCTCCGGCGATGCGCTGCGCCTGCCCGCGTCGCTGGCAGGCCCCGGGCCGGTGCGTTTCGTGCATTTCTGGGACCCGGGCTGTCCATGCAACGTCGGCAACCAGCAGCACCTGCAGCAATTGCTCGAGCGCTTCGCCGGGCAGCCCGTGGCGTTCTATGAGGTACGCAAGCCAGGCAGCCACGGGCGCCTGCCTGGGCCCCTGGCTGCGCTGAAGCCGCTCGAAGGCCTGGTCGGCGCCGACCAGCTGCCGGCGAGCCCTGCCGTGGGGATCTGGGATCAGCAGGGCGAACTCGTCTATATCGGCCCCTACAGCGAAGGCGCGGTGTGCAGTTCGGACAACAGCTTCGTCGAACCCATCCTCGAAGCGGTCCTGGCCGGCCGCCGGGTGCGCGCCACCCATTCCCTGGCGGTCGCCTGCTTCTGCGACTGGCAGCGCTAG